One Azoarcus sp. DN11 DNA segment encodes these proteins:
- a CDS encoding FCD domain-containing protein: MVNERSRRGPRLSDVVARQLEAWISEQGLKAGAQLPTEKVLCERFGVSRAVIREAISRLKADGCVMTRQGSGAYVAARPGQGSFRLLRAAAGEVPTDGAVSDREVSDIFELRYLVEVGAAELAAMRRSPAELERMRAALDRMAAALATGADAHTDDDAFHVAVAAATHNPQIERFQAFMGQQFSDSRAPTWNAEGHHSGRARDSQAEHVRIFEAIVAGDAAAARAAATAHLVGAVQRLGLRERRWAGVVTKVEARAAGARNEERHEVENEQ, encoded by the coding sequence ATGGTAAACGAAAGGTCGCGCCGTGGGCCGCGCCTGAGCGACGTGGTCGCGCGTCAGCTCGAAGCGTGGATCAGCGAGCAGGGGTTGAAAGCCGGTGCCCAGTTGCCGACGGAGAAGGTGTTGTGCGAGCGCTTCGGCGTGAGTCGGGCGGTGATCCGCGAGGCGATTTCGCGCCTGAAGGCCGACGGTTGCGTGATGACGCGGCAGGGCTCGGGCGCCTACGTGGCGGCGCGGCCGGGCCAGGGCAGCTTCCGCCTGCTGAGGGCAGCGGCCGGTGAGGTGCCGACCGATGGCGCGGTCTCGGATCGCGAGGTGTCGGATATTTTCGAGCTGCGCTACCTCGTCGAGGTCGGTGCGGCGGAGCTTGCGGCCATGCGGCGGTCGCCGGCCGAACTGGAGCGCATGCGGGCGGCGCTGGACCGGATGGCTGCGGCGCTCGCGACCGGCGCCGATGCGCATACCGACGACGACGCGTTTCACGTCGCCGTCGCGGCCGCGACGCACAACCCGCAGATCGAGCGCTTCCAGGCCTTCATGGGGCAGCAGTTTTCGGATTCGCGCGCGCCGACCTGGAACGCCGAGGGGCACCATTCCGGCCGCGCGCGCGATTCACAGGCCGAGCACGTGCGCATCTTCGAGGCCATTGTCGCGGGCGACGCGGCGGCGGCCCGCGCGGCGGCGACCGCGCACCTCGTGGGAGCGGTACAGCGCCTGGGGCTGCGCGAGCGGCGCTGGGCCGGCGTGGTGACGAAGGTGGAAGCGCGTGCGGCGGGCGCGCGCAACGAGGAGCGGCACGAAGTGGAGAACGAACAATGA
- a CDS encoding NAD(P)(+) transhydrogenase (Re/Si-specific) subunit beta, whose translation MDGVIQLAYFGVAVVFILGLKAMSSPVTARKGIVWAGYAMIAATLITFYTPEMRNYGLMITAIVLGGGVAWWSGRVVKMTDMPQMVAIYNGMGGGAAAAIAALEFARGGSHGVTATTLAVLGALIGSVAFSGSCIAFAKLQGIMTKAWRLPQQNMVNIVLAAVAVLLGLAIIVTETPPSAIVIAFFAVALALGVILTSPIGGADMPVVISLLNAFTGLAVGFEGYVLGNPALIVAGIVVGASGTLLTQLMAKAMNRPIRNVIFTPITGAAAGGGEAIEGTMKELSALDAASVMRYASKVVIVPGYGMAVAGAQHKVWEMAQLLEEGGVEVLFAIHPVAGRMPGHMNVLLAEAGVPYDKIFDMEEINSDFPQVDVALVIGANDVVNPVARTDKSSPIYGMPILNVDMAQNVIVVKRGQGAGYSGIENALFFKDNCRMLYGSAQQIIGEVITHVKALEV comes from the coding sequence ATGGACGGCGTCATCCAGCTGGCGTATTTCGGCGTCGCCGTGGTGTTCATCCTCGGCCTGAAGGCGATGAGCTCGCCGGTCACCGCGCGCAAGGGCATCGTGTGGGCGGGTTACGCGATGATCGCGGCCACCCTGATCACCTTCTACACGCCGGAAATGCGGAACTACGGCCTGATGATCACCGCCATCGTGCTGGGCGGCGGGGTCGCATGGTGGAGCGGGCGCGTCGTCAAGATGACCGACATGCCGCAGATGGTCGCCATCTACAACGGCATGGGCGGCGGCGCGGCGGCGGCGATCGCGGCGCTCGAGTTCGCGCGCGGCGGTTCGCACGGCGTCACGGCGACGACCCTCGCGGTGCTCGGCGCGCTGATCGGCTCGGTGGCGTTCTCCGGCTCGTGCATCGCCTTCGCCAAGCTGCAGGGCATCATGACCAAGGCGTGGCGCCTGCCGCAGCAGAACATGGTGAACATCGTGCTCGCCGCGGTCGCGGTGCTGCTGGGTCTGGCGATCATCGTCACCGAGACGCCGCCGTCGGCCATCGTCATCGCGTTCTTCGCCGTCGCGCTCGCGCTCGGCGTGATCCTCACCAGCCCGATCGGCGGCGCCGACATGCCGGTGGTGATCTCGCTGCTGAACGCCTTCACGGGCCTTGCGGTCGGCTTCGAGGGCTACGTGCTCGGCAACCCCGCGCTGATCGTCGCCGGCATCGTCGTCGGCGCGTCCGGCACGCTGCTCACGCAGTTGATGGCCAAGGCGATGAACCGCCCGATCAGGAACGTCATCTTCACGCCGATCACCGGAGCGGCGGCGGGCGGCGGCGAGGCGATCGAAGGCACGATGAAGGAGCTCTCGGCGCTGGATGCGGCGTCCGTGATGCGCTACGCGTCCAAGGTCGTCATCGTGCCGGGCTACGGCATGGCGGTCGCCGGTGCGCAGCACAAGGTGTGGGAGATGGCGCAGCTCTTGGAAGAGGGCGGCGTCGAGGTGTTGTTCGCGATCCACCCGGTCGCGGGCCGCATGCCGGGCCACATGAACGTGCTGCTGGCGGAGGCGGGCGTGCCCTACGACAAGATCTTCGACATGGAAGAGATCAACTCCGACTTCCCGCAAGTGGACGTGGCTCTCGTGATCGGCGCGAACGACGTCGTGAACCCGGTCGCGCGCACCGACAAGTCGAGCCCGATCTACGGCATGCCGATCCTCAACGTCGACATGGCGCAGAACGTCATCGTCGTGAAGCGCGGCCAGGGCGCGGGCTACTCGGGCATCGAGAACGCGCTGTTCTTCAAGGACAACTGCCGCATGCTGTACGGCAGCGCGCAGCAGATCATCGGCGAAGTCATCACGCACGTGAAGGCGCTGGAGGTCTGA
- the rplU gene encoding 50S ribosomal protein L21 has product MYAVIKTGGKQYRVAAGEKIKVEQIPADVGSEITIDQVLMVGEGESVKIGTPVVSGAAVKATVVSHGRHEKVKIFKMRRRKHYQKHQGHRQNYTELRIEAISA; this is encoded by the coding sequence ATGTACGCGGTGATAAAAACCGGCGGCAAGCAGTATCGCGTCGCAGCCGGCGAAAAGATCAAGGTAGAACAGATACCGGCAGACGTGGGCTCCGAAATCACCATCGACCAGGTTCTCATGGTCGGCGAGGGCGAGTCGGTCAAGATCGGCACCCCGGTGGTTTCCGGCGCCGCAGTGAAGGCGACCGTGGTTTCCCACGGCCGCCACGAGAAGGTCAAGATTTTCAAGATGCGCCGCCGCAAGCACTACCAGAAGCACCAGGGCCATCGCCAGAACTACACCGAGCTTCGCATCGAAGCGATCTCGGCCTGA
- a CDS encoding NAD(P) transhydrogenase subunit alpha codes for MALLIGVPAEAIAGERRLSVVPDVVKKYLGLGAKVVMQSGAGQLAHLRDDMFADIEVAANGMEVCAAADLVLCVQPPSAELIAAMKPGAVLLGMLQPWSSAERAQQLMEKQITSFALELLPRITRSQSMDALSSQAAVAGYECALIAADHSPKFFPMLTYAAGTIRPAKVLVIGAGVAGLQAIATARRIGAMVEAYDVRPETREQIESLGAKFVDTGVSAAGTGGYARELTDEEKARQAERLAKAVAQADALITTAAIPGKKAPKIISADMVARMKPGAVVVDMAADSGGNVEGTVAGEKTWIKDVLVIGPTHIASRMPVHASEMYAKNLFNFISPFIKDGALALDWEDEVVAGCCLTHAGELRHAGVKQVLGL; via the coding sequence ATGGCTCTGTTGATCGGAGTGCCAGCGGAAGCAATTGCGGGCGAGCGACGTCTGTCGGTCGTGCCTGACGTGGTGAAGAAGTACCTGGGCCTGGGCGCCAAGGTGGTGATGCAGTCCGGCGCGGGGCAACTCGCGCACCTGCGCGACGACATGTTTGCCGACATCGAGGTGGCGGCGAACGGGATGGAGGTGTGCGCCGCGGCCGACCTCGTGCTGTGCGTGCAGCCGCCGTCCGCTGAACTGATCGCGGCGATGAAGCCGGGCGCGGTGCTGCTCGGGATGCTGCAGCCGTGGTCGAGCGCCGAGCGCGCGCAGCAGTTGATGGAAAAGCAGATCACCAGCTTCGCGCTGGAGCTCCTGCCGCGCATCACGCGCTCGCAGAGCATGGACGCGCTGTCGTCCCAGGCGGCCGTCGCCGGCTACGAGTGCGCGCTGATCGCCGCCGACCACAGCCCGAAGTTCTTTCCGATGCTCACTTACGCCGCCGGCACGATCCGTCCGGCCAAGGTGCTGGTGATCGGCGCCGGCGTCGCGGGCCTGCAGGCGATCGCGACCGCACGCCGCATCGGCGCGATGGTCGAGGCCTACGACGTGCGTCCCGAGACGCGCGAGCAGATCGAATCGCTGGGCGCGAAGTTCGTCGACACCGGGGTGTCGGCAGCCGGCACCGGCGGCTATGCGCGCGAGCTCACCGACGAGGAGAAGGCGAGGCAGGCCGAACGCCTCGCGAAGGCCGTCGCGCAGGCCGACGCGCTGATCACCACGGCGGCGATCCCCGGCAAGAAGGCGCCGAAGATCATCAGTGCGGACATGGTCGCGCGCATGAAGCCGGGTGCGGTCGTCGTCGACATGGCGGCCGATTCCGGCGGCAACGTCGAGGGCACGGTCGCCGGCGAGAAGACCTGGATCAAGGACGTGCTCGTGATCGGTCCCACCCACATCGCCAGCCGCATGCCCGTGCATGCGTCCGAGATGTATGCCAAGAACCTCTTCAACTTCATCTCGCCCTTCATCAAGGACGGCGCGCTCGCGCTCGACTGGGAAGACGAAGTGGTGGCCGGTTGCTGCCTCACCCATGCGGGCGAGCTGCGGCACGCGGGCGTCAAGCAGGTTCTGGGACTGTAA
- the corA gene encoding magnesium/cobalt transporter CorA, translated as MKTARNGTKRRKTKALSAAKAGLPPGSLVHVGAVKTDRPQITLIAYDDDGIEEKHFENIAASREYVPTRTRRWLNVHGLQDAAILGEIGLRFGLHPLVLEDILNTHQRAKIEDYGDYLFCVLRVFGYDTESRTLNSDQLSVVLGENFVLTFQERRTGLFEPIRERMRAAGAPLLKHGTDYLAYTLLDTVIDQYFVVVDQLSDTAEQLEDEALASPTPQLLRTINLVKHDTQLLRRAIWPLREVLNGLIRDENRFFQPETRLYLRDVYDHTIHVIETLDAVRELLGDLMDMYLSSVSNRLNVEVRILTVLTTLFLPATLITGIFGMNFSHMPLLGDAQGFYISLAMMAGVAGAMAAAFWRRNWLRL; from the coding sequence ATGAAGACAGCACGCAACGGCACCAAACGACGCAAGACCAAGGCCCTCTCAGCGGCAAAAGCCGGCCTTCCGCCGGGGTCACTGGTCCATGTCGGCGCGGTCAAGACCGATCGCCCGCAGATCACGCTCATCGCCTATGACGACGACGGCATCGAGGAAAAACACTTCGAGAACATCGCCGCCTCGCGCGAATACGTGCCGACGCGCACTCGCCGCTGGCTCAATGTGCATGGCCTGCAGGATGCGGCAATCCTCGGCGAGATCGGACTGCGCTTCGGCCTGCATCCGCTGGTCCTCGAGGACATCCTCAACACGCACCAGCGGGCGAAGATCGAGGACTACGGCGACTATCTTTTTTGCGTCCTGCGCGTGTTCGGGTATGACACGGAATCGCGGACCCTGAACTCGGATCAGCTCAGCGTCGTCCTCGGGGAAAATTTCGTCCTGACCTTCCAGGAACGCCGCACCGGCCTCTTCGAGCCCATCCGCGAGCGCATGCGCGCTGCCGGGGCGCCGCTGCTCAAACACGGCACCGACTATCTCGCCTACACGCTGCTCGATACGGTCATCGACCAGTATTTCGTCGTCGTCGACCAGCTGAGCGACACCGCCGAGCAGCTCGAGGACGAAGCCCTGGCAAGCCCGACGCCCCAATTGCTGCGCACGATCAACCTCGTCAAGCACGACACCCAGCTGCTGCGCCGCGCGATCTGGCCGCTGCGCGAAGTGCTCAACGGCCTGATCCGCGACGAGAACCGCTTCTTCCAGCCCGAGACCCGGTTATATCTTCGCGACGTCTACGATCACACCATCCACGTGATCGAGACGCTCGACGCCGTGCGCGAGCTGCTGGGCGACCTGATGGACATGTATCTCTCGTCGGTCAGCAACCGGCTGAACGTCGAAGTGCGCATCCTCACGGTGCTCACCACGCTGTTCCTGCCCGCTACGCTGATCACCGGCATATTCGGCATGAATTTCAGCCACATGCCGCTGCTGGGTGACGCCCAGGGCTTCTATATCTCGCTGGCGATGATGGCAGGGGTCGCGGGAGCCATGGCGGCCGCGTTCTGGCGGCGGAACTGGCTAAGACTCTGA
- a CDS encoding FAD-linked oxidase C-terminal domain-containing protein produces MNIAADPVVLGEQEADFSSIDKVRVVEALARVLPAGALMYDVEDLRPYECDGLSAYRQLPMVVALPTTEAQVVAVLKVCSEMGVPVVARGAGTGLSGGALPHEFGVVLSLARFNRILHLDPHARTAVVQPGVRNLAISEAASPHGLYYAPDPSSQIACTIGGNVAENSGGVHCLKYGLTVHNVLRVRGVTIDGEVVEIGNHGLDAPGYDLLALVIGSEGMLAVVTEVTVRLTPKPQLAQCVLAAFDDVIKAGEAVAEIIAAGIIPAGLEMMDQPATAAVEQFVHAGYPLDAKAILLCESDGTPEEVAEEIERVRAVLEASGATEIRVSRDEAERMKFWAGRKAAFPAAGRISPDYYCMDGTIPRKRLGEMLEAIQQMEGKHGLRCINVFHAGDGNLHPLILFDANQAGELERAEAFGADILELSVALGGTITGEHGVGIEKINQMCSQFTRPELAMFFRVKGAFDPRGLLNPGKAIPTLNRCAEYGRMRVSNGHIPYPDIPRF; encoded by the coding sequence ATGAACATTGCGGCGGACCCGGTGGTCCTGGGCGAGCAGGAGGCGGACTTTTCGTCGATCGACAAGGTCCGCGTGGTCGAGGCGTTGGCGCGGGTGCTGCCCGCGGGGGCGCTGATGTACGACGTGGAGGACTTGCGCCCGTATGAGTGTGACGGGCTGTCGGCCTACCGGCAGCTGCCGATGGTCGTGGCGCTGCCAACGACCGAGGCGCAGGTCGTGGCGGTGCTGAAGGTGTGCAGCGAGATGGGGGTGCCCGTCGTCGCGCGCGGTGCCGGCACCGGCCTGTCGGGCGGCGCGCTGCCGCACGAGTTCGGCGTCGTGCTGTCGCTGGCGCGCTTCAACCGCATCCTGCACCTCGATCCCCACGCGCGTACCGCGGTCGTGCAGCCGGGGGTGCGCAACCTCGCGATCTCCGAGGCCGCCTCGCCGCATGGCCTGTATTACGCCCCGGATCCGTCCTCGCAGATCGCGTGCACGATCGGCGGCAACGTCGCCGAGAACTCGGGCGGCGTGCATTGCCTGAAATACGGCCTCACCGTGCATAACGTGCTGCGCGTGCGCGGCGTGACCATCGACGGCGAGGTCGTCGAGATCGGCAACCACGGCCTGGATGCGCCGGGCTACGACCTGCTGGCGCTGGTGATCGGCTCGGAAGGCATGCTCGCGGTGGTCACCGAAGTGACGGTCAGGCTCACGCCCAAGCCGCAGCTCGCGCAGTGCGTGCTCGCGGCCTTCGACGATGTCATCAAGGCGGGCGAGGCAGTGGCGGAGATCATCGCCGCCGGCATCATTCCGGCCGGTCTCGAAATGATGGACCAGCCCGCCACGGCGGCGGTCGAGCAGTTCGTCCATGCGGGCTACCCGCTGGACGCGAAGGCGATTCTGCTGTGCGAATCCGACGGCACGCCCGAGGAAGTCGCCGAGGAGATCGAGCGCGTGCGGGCGGTGCTCGAGGCGAGCGGCGCGACGGAGATCCGCGTCTCGCGCGACGAGGCCGAGCGCATGAAGTTCTGGGCCGGCCGCAAGGCCGCCTTCCCGGCGGCGGGGCGCATCTCGCCCGACTACTACTGCATGGACGGCACGATCCCGCGGAAGCGCCTGGGCGAGATGCTCGAGGCCATCCAGCAGATGGAAGGCAAGCACGGGCTGCGCTGCATCAACGTGTTCCACGCCGGCGACGGCAACCTGCATCCGCTGATCCTGTTCGATGCCAACCAGGCGGGCGAACTCGAACGGGCGGAAGCCTTCGGCGCGGACATCCTGGAACTGTCGGTGGCACTGGGCGGCACGATCACCGGCGAGCACGGCGTCGGCATCGAGAAGATCAACCAGATGTGCAGCCAGTTCACGCGGCCGGAGCTGGCGATGTTCTTCCGCGTCAAGGGTGCCTTCGATCCGCGCGGGCTGCTGAACCCGGGCAAGGCGATCCCGACGCTCAACCGCTGCGCCGAATACGGCCGCATGCGCGTGAGCAACGGGCATATCCCGTATCCGGACATCCCCCGCTTCTGA
- the glcE gene encoding glycolate oxidase subunit GlcE encodes MSDLTEQWRERVHAAAASGTALQVRGGGTKAFYGREPVGEVFDTRGHAGVVSYEPTELVVTARAGTPLAELEALVAERGQMLAFEPPHFGADATVGGCVAAGLSGPRRAAAGALRDFVLGVRILDGRGEALSFGGQVMKNVAGYDLSRAIAGSLGTLGLILDVSLKVLPRPVAETTLRFAIDEKEAIGRVNDWGGQPLPISASAWCDGALYLRLSGAEAAVRAAERRLGGDLVEAAGASAFWAGVREQTDAYFADPRAGEVLWRLSLPSSAAPVKLPGTQFIEWGGALRWLRSDVPAATVRERVAALGGHATAFRGFDRSGDVFHPLAAPVMAIQRRLKQAFDPAGIFNPGRFYDGF; translated from the coding sequence ATGAGCGATTTGACTGAACAGTGGCGCGAGCGGGTGCACGCCGCGGCGGCGTCGGGCACGGCGCTGCAGGTGCGGGGCGGCGGGACGAAGGCGTTCTACGGCCGCGAGCCCGTCGGCGAGGTGTTCGACACGCGCGGCCATGCGGGCGTCGTCAGCTACGAGCCGACCGAGCTGGTCGTGACCGCTCGGGCGGGCACGCCGCTGGCGGAACTCGAGGCGCTGGTCGCCGAGCGCGGGCAGATGCTGGCCTTCGAGCCGCCGCATTTCGGCGCGGACGCGACCGTCGGCGGCTGCGTCGCGGCCGGACTGTCGGGGCCGCGGCGGGCGGCGGCCGGGGCGCTGCGCGACTTCGTGCTCGGCGTGCGCATCCTGGATGGCCGCGGCGAGGCGCTGTCCTTCGGCGGCCAGGTGATGAAGAACGTCGCCGGCTACGACCTGTCGCGCGCGATCGCCGGCAGCCTCGGCACGCTGGGGCTGATCCTCGACGTGTCCTTGAAAGTCCTGCCGCGCCCGGTCGCGGAGACCACGCTGCGCTTTGCGATCGACGAGAAGGAAGCGATCGGCCGCGTCAACGACTGGGGGGGCCAGCCGCTGCCGATCTCCGCGTCGGCGTGGTGTGACGGTGCGCTGTACCTGCGCCTTTCCGGCGCGGAGGCCGCGGTGCGCGCGGCGGAACGCAGGCTCGGCGGCGACCTCGTGGAGGCCGCGGGGGCGTCCGCGTTCTGGGCGGGCGTGCGCGAGCAGACGGACGCGTATTTCGCCGACCCGCGGGCGGGCGAGGTCCTGTGGCGCCTGTCGCTGCCGAGCTCGGCGGCGCCGGTGAAGCTGCCCGGGACGCAGTTCATCGAGTGGGGCGGCGCCTTGCGCTGGCTGCGCTCCGATGTGCCGGCCGCGACGGTCCGCGAGCGCGTCGCTGCGCTGGGCGGCCATGCGACGGCCTTCCGCGGGTTCGACCGCAGCGGCGACGTCTTCCATCCGCTCGCCGCGCCGGTCATGGCGATCCAGCGCCGGCTCAAGCAGGCCTTCGATCCCGCAGGAATCTTCAACCCCGGTCGTTTCTACGACGGATTCTGA
- the glcF gene encoding glycolate oxidase subunit GlcF: MQTQLADFIKNTPEGREAEAILRNCVHCGFCTATCPTYQLLGDELDGPRGRIYLIKQLLEGHDVTEKTRLHLDRCLTCRSCESTCPSGVHYSRLADIGRNIVEQRVPRRGAEAAKRWALREFVPRTDVFGVAMKAGRAVRGLLPEALKEKVPSLRPAGPWPKPHHARRMIALAGCAQPAMAPSINAATARVLDAVGISLVEQPGAGCCGAVRFHLNDQEGGRDDARRNIDAWWPAVERGEIEAIVMTASGCGVQVKDYGHLLAQDPAYAEKAARIAEMTRDVSEIVAAEGWKLQELLKTRRGDAVKVAFQSPCTLQHGQKIRGVVENLLTTAGFELTPVRDGHLCCGSAGTYSILQPELSKQLRTNKLAALGEGGAAIIASANIGCMTHLQGGTETPVRHWVELVDSRLNGLPL; encoded by the coding sequence ATGCAGACCCAACTTGCCGATTTCATCAAGAACACGCCCGAAGGGCGCGAGGCCGAAGCGATCCTGCGCAACTGCGTGCACTGCGGTTTCTGCACCGCGACCTGCCCGACCTACCAGCTGCTCGGCGACGAGCTGGACGGGCCGCGCGGCCGCATCTACCTGATCAAGCAGCTGCTCGAAGGCCACGACGTCACCGAAAAGACGCGCCTGCACCTCGACCGCTGCCTGACTTGCCGCTCGTGCGAGTCGACCTGTCCTTCCGGCGTGCATTACAGCCGCCTGGCCGACATCGGCCGCAATATCGTCGAACAGCGCGTGCCGCGGCGCGGCGCCGAGGCGGCGAAGCGCTGGGCGCTGCGCGAATTCGTGCCGCGCACGGACGTGTTCGGCGTCGCGATGAAGGCGGGTCGTGCCGTGCGCGGGCTGTTGCCCGAGGCGCTGAAGGAAAAGGTGCCCAGCCTGCGTCCCGCCGGCCCGTGGCCCAAGCCGCACCACGCGCGGCGCATGATCGCGCTGGCCGGTTGCGCGCAACCCGCGATGGCGCCGTCGATCAACGCGGCGACCGCGCGCGTGCTCGACGCCGTCGGCATTTCGCTGGTCGAGCAGCCGGGGGCGGGATGCTGCGGCGCAGTGCGCTTCCACCTGAACGACCAGGAAGGCGGCCGCGACGATGCCCGGCGCAACATCGACGCCTGGTGGCCGGCGGTCGAACGCGGTGAGATCGAGGCCATCGTCATGACGGCCTCGGGCTGCGGCGTGCAGGTGAAGGACTACGGCCACCTGCTCGCGCAGGATCCTGCCTATGCGGAAAAGGCCGCGCGCATTGCGGAGATGACCCGTGACGTCAGCGAAATCGTCGCTGCGGAGGGCTGGAAGCTGCAGGAGCTGCTGAAGACCCGTCGCGGCGACGCCGTCAAGGTGGCGTTCCAGTCCCCCTGCACCTTGCAGCACGGCCAGAAGATCCGCGGCGTCGTCGAGAACCTCCTCACGACCGCGGGCTTCGAGCTCACGCCGGTGCGTGACGGCCATCTGTGCTGTGGCTCGGCCGGCACTTACTCGATCCTGCAGCCGGAGCTCTCGAAGCAGTTGCGTACCAACAAGCTCGCGGCGCTGGGCGAGGGCGGGGCGGCGATCATCGCGTCGGCCAACATCGGGTGCATGACGCACCTGCAGGGCGGCACGGAGACGCCCGTGCGCCACTGGGTGGAGCTGGTCGACAGCCGCCTCAACGGCCTTCCCCTGTGA
- a CDS encoding NAD(P) transhydrogenase subunit alpha yields the protein MEGITALYIFMLAAFTGYEVISRVPVILHTPLMSGSNFVHGVVLVGAMVVLGHADPAEPAQLAIGFVAVFLGAANAAGGYVVTERMLAMFKSKSGGAQWTASSSWRISASPWCSSSA from the coding sequence GTGGAAGGCATTACCGCGCTGTACATATTCATGCTGGCCGCATTCACGGGATACGAGGTGATCTCGCGCGTGCCGGTGATCCTGCATACCCCGCTGATGTCGGGGTCGAACTTCGTGCATGGCGTCGTGCTCGTGGGCGCGATGGTCGTGCTGGGGCACGCCGATCCGGCCGAACCCGCGCAACTGGCCATCGGCTTCGTCGCGGTGTTCCTCGGCGCGGCCAACGCCGCCGGCGGTTACGTCGTCACCGAACGCATGCTCGCGATGTTCAAGTCGAAGTCGGGAGGTGCGCAATGGACGGCGTCATCCAGCTGGCGTATTTCGGCGTCGCCGTGGTGTTCATCCTCGGCCTGA
- a CDS encoding protein phosphatase 2C domain-containing protein, which produces MPITVETCVASHIGDRHEQQDRVGVFAHPRQPGTLMAVLADGMGGHTGGAMAAEQVLLKARQNFEDYSPRREEVADLLHGIVDEAHLIIRLTRLTSEKEPHSTAVVFVLQPGQIRWAHCGDSRLYHFRNNRLISRSEDHSLVGDLQRKGQLNDAGARVHPQRNVLLSCLGAAQAPEVSVGEAVRPQAGDSFLLCSDGLWGLLSDAEIAAEVSGRRARDAAEALVDRARKRGAGSGDNISLALIKLVDVPAPESES; this is translated from the coding sequence ATGCCCATTACCGTCGAAACCTGCGTTGCAAGCCACATCGGCGACCGGCACGAGCAGCAGGACCGCGTGGGCGTCTTCGCGCATCCGCGCCAGCCCGGAACGCTCATGGCCGTTCTTGCCGATGGCATGGGCGGGCACACCGGCGGCGCCATGGCAGCCGAGCAGGTGCTGCTGAAGGCGCGGCAGAACTTCGAAGACTACTCTCCGCGCAGGGAAGAGGTCGCCGACCTGCTGCACGGCATCGTCGACGAGGCGCACCTGATCATCCGCCTGACGCGGCTGACCAGCGAAAAGGAGCCTCACAGCACGGCCGTGGTATTCGTGCTGCAGCCCGGGCAGATACGCTGGGCGCATTGCGGCGATTCGCGTCTCTATCACTTTAGAAATAACCGCCTGATCAGCCGCAGCGAAGATCATTCGCTCGTCGGCGACCTGCAGCGCAAGGGGCAACTCAACGATGCCGGCGCGCGCGTGCATCCCCAGCGCAACGTCCTGCTGTCCTGCCTCGGCGCCGCGCAGGCACCCGAGGTGAGCGTCGGCGAGGCAGTTCGTCCCCAGGCGGGGGACAGCTTCCTGCTGTGTTCGGACGGCCTCTGGGGGCTGCTGTCGGATGCGGAGATCGCGGCCGAGGTTTCCGGCCGCCGCGCCCGCGATGCGGCCGAAGCGCTGGTCGACCGGGCGCGCAAGCGTGGCGCCGGGAGCGGCGACAACATCTCGCTGGCGCTGATCAAGCTCGTCGACGTTCCCGCCCCCGAGTCAGAGTCTTAG